In a single window of the Carassius carassius chromosome 26, fCarCar2.1, whole genome shotgun sequence genome:
- the LOC132105409 gene encoding uncharacterized protein LOC132105409 — translation MVLAVIAEHSLPLTIAPVLVELSQCLAADKAALSQIKLSRTAASYKMVYGMGHTFAERTFSNLRQYTFSLNVDESTSSSNKKVLSMLVSYFNKELNDVVVEHLGSLEVAKVSSASLERVMCDFFQKKNIPWSNLISIMLDSCNVMRGSKSGLETRIRKRHCSTLLDVDGDSCHHIHNSAKRFAEPFENYLEQLFADIHTDHQWAPDQLGYLKEIAEFLDIPATNPQRFVFHRWLSAYDDLYRDHPDSKLETMLNQHSVVNIKSLNQHLTLMLIQHHFAP, via the exons ATGGTCCTGGCAGTTATTGCTGAGCACTCTCTACCTCTGACAATAGCACCTGTGTTGGTGGAGTTAAGCCAGTGTCTAGCTGCAGACAAGGCAGCCCTTAGCCAAATTAAACTCTCCCGCACTGCAGCTTCTTATAAAATGGTGTATGGTATGGGCCATACATTTGCGGAGAGAACTTTCTCCAACTTACGACAATACaccttctctctgaatgtggaTGAGAGTACCTCCAGCAGTAATAAGAAGGTCCTTTCTATGTTGGTCAGCTACTTCAACAAAGAGCTCAATGATGTTGTGGTTGAACACCTGGGCTCCCTTGAAGTTGCGAAAGTCAGTTCAGCTAGTTTGGAGAGGGTGATGTGTGACTTTTTTCAGAAAAAGAACATTCCTTGGTCGAACCTAATTAGCATAATGCTAGACTCATGCAACGTGATGCGCGGGAGCAAATCAGGGCTGGAGACAAGGATACGAAAGAGGCATTGTTCCACTCTGCTCGATGTGGATGGTGACTCTTGCCATCACATCCACAACTCTGCAAAGAGATTTGCTGAACCTTTTGAAAACTACTTGGAGCAGCTCTTTGCTGACATCCACACAGACCATCAATGGGCACCAGATCAG TTGGGGTACCTGAAAGAAATAGCAGAGTTCCTGGACATACCTGCCACAAATCCCCAGCGATTTGTCTTCCATCGCTGGTTGTCAGCTTATGAC GACCTGTACAGAGACCACCCAGATAGCAAACTTGAAACTATGCTGAATCAACATTCCGTTGTCAACATTAAGTCATTGAATCAACATCTAACTCTGATGTTGATTCAACATCATTTTGCACCCTGA